A single Pedobacter sp. PACM 27299 DNA region contains:
- a CDS encoding PAS domain-containing sensor histidine kinase has protein sequence MTLSSKILDLIPVACFHLDEKGLIDYVNVPTETLCAKKRTELLGFNFWEVFPEWKSGPMFQKFEKTITEQQATTYEFFSYLTQGWIRLTASPEEDGVILVFNPFLLTEELDSMSMELKKSEERFRMFVNASSDMVYEMSADWSQMYQLKGKEFLADTEEVTEDWIQLYIPKNEQPRVLKAIKEAINNKATFELEHEVLAADGSIGWTCSRAIPFLNDQGEIIEWFGTAKDMTKIREAERKIRYLEVRQQQEILRVTLNTQEEERRRVSESLHNGLGQLLYAVKMSINYLSLTMATDTPEEFNTAQNYTYTLLNDAIKACRTLSHELMPTELAEFGLDVALSDLCSQMNEDITYDCHIELNGITLDKFMEIAVFRIIQELVFNVIKHAHATILSVEVVIENDHIVMRVKDNGQGFPIEKVQHSGIGLSSIRVKTALLNGNFQLSSLPGEGSSIEVKIPLNLTNDLD, from the coding sequence ATGACATTATCATCAAAAATTTTAGACCTTATTCCTGTTGCCTGTTTCCATCTTGATGAAAAGGGTCTGATTGATTATGTCAACGTTCCTACAGAAACGCTTTGTGCAAAAAAAAGGACTGAATTATTGGGATTCAATTTCTGGGAAGTGTTTCCTGAATGGAAGTCCGGGCCAATGTTTCAGAAATTCGAAAAGACTATAACCGAACAACAGGCAACCACTTATGAGTTCTTTTCATACCTAACGCAGGGCTGGATCAGACTAACGGCAAGCCCGGAAGAAGATGGCGTTATCCTCGTATTTAATCCTTTCCTTTTAACAGAGGAATTGGATTCCATGAGTATGGAATTAAAGAAATCGGAAGAACGATTTAGGATGTTTGTTAATGCCAGTTCAGACATGGTCTATGAGATGAGCGCAGACTGGTCTCAGATGTATCAGCTAAAAGGCAAAGAATTTCTGGCCGATACTGAAGAAGTAACCGAAGACTGGATTCAGCTGTATATACCTAAAAACGAACAGCCCAGGGTGTTGAAGGCGATAAAAGAAGCCATCAACAATAAGGCTACTTTTGAGCTTGAACATGAAGTTTTAGCGGCAGATGGCAGTATTGGATGGACATGTTCGCGCGCCATACCTTTTTTGAACGATCAAGGTGAAATCATAGAATGGTTCGGAACGGCAAAGGACATGACTAAAATCAGGGAAGCAGAACGTAAAATCCGTTACCTGGAAGTCCGTCAGCAGCAGGAGATCCTTCGGGTCACTTTAAATACCCAGGAAGAAGAACGACGCCGGGTTTCAGAAAGCCTTCACAATGGACTGGGACAATTGCTATATGCGGTTAAAATGTCTATAAATTATCTAAGCCTTACCATGGCTACAGATACTCCTGAAGAATTTAACACTGCCCAAAACTATACCTATACTTTGCTAAACGACGCTATAAAGGCCTGTAGAACGCTTTCACACGAGTTGATGCCGACTGAACTGGCAGAATTTGGCCTCGATGTAGCTTTATCCGATTTATGCAGTCAGATGAACGAGGATATTACCTATGATTGCCATATTGAATTGAATGGGATCACTTTGGATAAGTTTATGGAAATCGCTGTCTTCCGAATAATTCAGGAATTGGTATTTAATGTAATTAAACATGCGCATGCAACAATATTATCTGTAGAAGTTGTGATTGAAAACGATCATATTGTCATGAGAGTAAAGGATAATGGCCAAGGTTTTCCAATTGAAAAAGTACAGCATTCAGGCATCGGCTTGTCGTCAATACGTGTAAAGACCGCACTTTTAAACGGAAACTTTCAACTCTCCTCCTTGCCCGGAGAAGGATCAAGCATAGAAGTTAAGATTCCCTTAAACCTGACCAATGATCTGGATTAA
- a CDS encoding RNA polymerase sigma factor — protein sequence MSLNSIPNEIFLLRRVAAGDEDAFSKLFDDYQQQVSGFVFSIIGAKELTQEIVQDIFIKVWQKRGELLEIQKFDAYLFVLSKNYTLNCIRKIQREQKKATAYHTLLPDLEQEQSDIAHDDDYLQLIEKATSTLPPQQQRVFRLRMEGLKNHEIADQLMISPDSVKKYQQLALKSVSTFVKMHLSYLALWVMMGLMQK from the coding sequence TTGTCACTAAATTCTATTCCTAATGAAATCTTTTTACTCCGTAGAGTGGCTGCTGGAGATGAAGATGCTTTCTCGAAGTTATTTGATGATTACCAGCAGCAGGTTTCGGGATTTGTATTTTCTATAATAGGCGCTAAGGAACTCACTCAGGAGATCGTACAGGATATTTTTATTAAGGTCTGGCAAAAAAGGGGAGAGCTGTTGGAAATACAGAAATTTGATGCCTACCTCTTTGTTTTGAGTAAAAATTACACCTTAAACTGCATTAGAAAGATCCAGCGGGAGCAAAAAAAAGCAACAGCATACCATACGTTATTGCCTGATCTGGAACAGGAGCAGAGCGATATAGCCCATGATGATGATTACTTGCAGCTGATTGAAAAAGCCACCTCAACGCTGCCCCCTCAGCAGCAACGCGTATTCCGACTTCGCATGGAAGGACTCAAAAACCATGAAATTGCTGATCAATTGATGATCAGTCCGGATTCTGTGAAAAAATACCAGCAATTGGCTTTAAAAAGTGTGTCCACTTTTGTCAAAATGCACCTTTCCTATCTTGCACTTTGGGTGATGATGGGGCTCATGCAAAAATAA
- a CDS encoding FAD-dependent monooxygenase: MKIANQNILISGASIAGPTLAFWLAKYGFNVTVVERSKALRLGGQNLDVRDAGRAIAQMMGIEKEILAANTGEIGLQFVNKDNEVEAAFPREGTNSFTSEAEILRGDLVNILYKHTKDNVKYVFGKYITGINQQEDSVNVTFSDGETQVFDLLIAADGVRSTTRQILFGDEPKVKFTGLYNAWYTIPKATTDTKWARWYTAVGSRVMLIRPDNHGTTRASFSFLSEDKGYQNLSSSEQKAILKGKLLGAGWEVDRLMEEIDKNEDVYFDGISQIHAPKWFNGRAGIIGDAAYCPTPLTGMGTTLAIVGAYLLAGELSRHDKHEDAFKAYEERMRPFVEKVQQLPPGVPWLAHPKTKLGVSLVNTVAGIVASNFVKKISKLFSGKEKESTAHGIELPDFKNS; encoded by the coding sequence ATGAAAATCGCTAATCAAAACATCTTGATTTCCGGAGCCAGCATTGCCGGTCCAACGCTGGCTTTCTGGCTGGCAAAATACGGGTTCAATGTGACCGTAGTGGAACGTTCAAAAGCATTGAGGCTGGGTGGACAAAACCTGGATGTTAGAGATGCTGGCAGGGCGATTGCTCAGATGATGGGCATCGAAAAAGAAATTCTGGCAGCGAATACGGGAGAAATCGGACTTCAATTTGTCAATAAGGACAATGAGGTGGAAGCTGCCTTTCCCAGAGAGGGAACAAACAGCTTTACCAGTGAGGCAGAGATCCTTAGAGGCGATTTGGTTAATATACTTTACAAACACACAAAAGATAACGTAAAATATGTGTTTGGAAAATACATCACTGGCATAAATCAGCAAGAAGACAGCGTAAATGTCACTTTTAGCGATGGCGAAACTCAGGTTTTTGACCTGCTGATTGCTGCCGATGGTGTACGATCAACCACCAGGCAAATCCTTTTTGGTGATGAGCCAAAAGTAAAGTTTACCGGCTTGTACAATGCCTGGTACACCATTCCAAAGGCAACAACCGACACGAAATGGGCGCGCTGGTATACTGCAGTCGGCTCCAGAGTGATGTTGATCCGACCAGATAATCATGGGACTACCAGAGCATCATTCAGCTTTCTTTCCGAAGATAAAGGTTATCAAAACTTATCCAGCAGCGAACAGAAGGCTATTCTCAAGGGAAAACTATTAGGAGCGGGATGGGAAGTAGACCGTTTAATGGAAGAAATTGATAAAAATGAGGATGTATATTTCGACGGCATCAGCCAGATCCATGCGCCAAAATGGTTCAATGGCAGAGCTGGTATAATCGGAGATGCAGCCTACTGTCCTACTCCGCTTACTGGCATGGGCACCACGCTGGCGATAGTTGGTGCTTACCTGCTTGCAGGCGAACTCTCCAGACACGACAAACATGAAGATGCGTTTAAAGCTTATGAAGAACGCATGCGTCCATTTGTAGAAAAGGTTCAGCAGCTTCCTCCAGGAGTACCTTGGCTAGCGCATCCGAAAACAAAGCTTGGGGTATCCCTGGTGAATACGGTAGCAGGAATTGTAGCCAGCAATTTTGTCAAGAAAATCAGCAAGCTTTTCAGTGGTAAAGAAAAGGAATCCACAGCTCATGGGATTGAATTGCCTGACTTTAAAAACAGCTAG